TTACGCATGGGGCGAGAAACCGGGTTTCTACGAGTTTCTGGGTTGGGTGACGATAAATATCGAGAGAAACCCGGTTTCTGAGGTCTGTGTTACCAAGACATCACAGATGATGGTATGCTTGAAATACAAAGTTATTTGTTTATGAATCAAATTAAACGTGTTGCCATAGTGGGAGGAACCCACGGAAACGAACTCACAGGAGTTTACCTTGTGAAGAAATTCGATCGCGCGCCAGAGTCAATTGGGCGATCGACTTTTGAAACAATTACCATGCTAGCCAATCCCCAAGCCTGCGAAATCGGCAGACGCTACATCGATATCGACCTCAACCGCTGCTTTCGCCAGCAAGACTTAGAAAATCCCGATATCTCCAGCTATGAAGCCCAGCGGGCGAAAGAAATCTATCACATTCTTAGCTCAAAAAACACCGAGGAACCAAGCTTAATTATCGACTTGCACAGCACCACATCGAACATGGGGCTAACATTCATTCTCGCCAGCCAGCATCCATTTAATCTCCAACTAGCAGCTTATTTGACCTCTGTCTATCCCCACCTCAAGCTACTGGCTTCTACAACCAACGCTCAAGATAGCCCGGTACTGCGATCGCTTTTCGAGTTAGGCGGTACGCTGGAAGTTGGTGCAGTGCCGCAAGGTGTCTTAGATGCGTCTTTGTTTCAGCAAACCGAGCAAGTTATCGGCACAATTTTAGACTGCGTAGAAGCTTACAATCTAGGCACTATGCCCGTTGTCAATAATTCCTTGACTATTTATCAAAGCATTCGGGCGATCGACTATCCGAGAAATGAGCAGGGAGAAATTCAGGCAATGATTCATCCTCAGCTACAATCCAAAGATTACGAAGCCCTGAATCCCGGCGATCCGATGTTTTTGACCTTTGATGGCGAGTCGGTCTTGTATGAAGGTAAATCGACCGTATATCCAATTTTTATTAACGAGGCGGCTTACTACGAAAAAGGAATTGCTATGTGTTTTACCCAAAAGCAAATTGTTTCTTACGGTTCGTAGTGAGGACTTTAGTCCGCAATAAGAAGGACTAAAGTCCTCACTACGAACCACCGAGTTGATTACCAAAAAGGAATTGCTATGTGTTTTACCAAAAAGCAAATTGTTTCTCATGGTTCGTAGTGAGGACTTTAGTCCGCAATAAGAAGGACTAAAGTCCTCACTACGAACCAGGGAGTTGATAACGAAAAGACACGATCGATCGTCTAAATTCCTGAGTAACTGTATTTTGAATGATTAATTGATTTTTGACTACCCAACTCAGCTTTTACATCCCACCTGCGAATGATTTTACTATCAAAAAAATACATTGCTACAATTTTGTTGACCGTCGGGTTGACAATTCTGTATAGTTGTGCTAGGAACACCGAAGTAAATGCGCCGATCGCCCAAGCCAACTCGATCGCCCAACGCCTCGTATCAACCGCCGTCGCCCAGCAGCCCAACAGCCCGAAATTCGGTCAGCCGATCGCCTGTACCCTAGGAAAAGACTGTTTTGTCATGCACTATTTCGATCGCGATCCAAGCCCCGCCGCCGTTGAATTCGGCTGCGGGCGGCAAACCTACGACGGGCACGATGGCATAGATTTTGCCATTCCCGACGCGAAAGCAATGGCGAAAGGAGTACCAGTTATCGCCTCGGCTGCGGGCAAAGTTTTGCGAGTGCGAGATGGTGTAGTCGATCGACGTTTGCAAAACCAGACAGACAAAGCCAGCGTCGCAGGTACAGAATGCGGTAACGGCATGGTAATCGATCACGGCAACGGCTGGGAAGCCCAATATTGCCACCTCCGCCAAAACAGCGTTGTGGTGAAGGCGGGAATGCAGGTAGAAAAAGGCACAGTTTTGGGCATGGTGGGGAACTCTGGCTTGGCTTCTTTTCCCCACGTACACGTCACTTTTCGGTATCAAGGTAAGCCCGTAGATCCCTTTGTCGGCCCGGAGGCCAAATTAGGCTGCAACATCACCCGCAATCCAATTTGGGATAAGCCGATCGACTATGTTTCCACAGGTTTAATCCGCGCTGGTTTTGCCAACAAGCAACCAGATGAGAACACTGTCTGGGCCGGACAATTTTCGGAGACTAAATTACCTGTCAATAGTCCTGTATTATTGTTTTGGGTGCAGAGTTACGGAGTCCTCAAGGGCGATCGCGAACAATACAAAATCTTTGCGCCCGATGGCAAAACCATCGTCAGCGACAGCAAGGAAATTCCAGCCTCCAACCGCACTTGGTTGCGTTATGCGGGCAAAAGAAACAGCACAAATTCTCCCCTGACTCCCGGAGTGTGGCGCGCCGAATACAAGTTGACGCGGGGCGATCGGGTATTAGCAGAAGTTAAGCGAGAAGTCGAATTGCGCTAGCAGCTAAGCCTTATAGAACCCATTTGAGATTTATTCGGCGTAAATCTCAGAAACCGGGTTTCTCTCGGTATTTCTCGTTACCCAACCCAAAAACTCGTAGAAACCCGGTTTCTTGCCCCCGGCGTAAATCTCAGAAACCGGGTTTCTTTCGGTATTTCTCGTCACCCAACCCAAAAACTCAAAGATGTCAAATGGGTTCTATAAACTTTAATATCCGTTTATTTCTTAGTCCCTCTGAGCTCGGACATCGTTTGTGTAGATGCGGTTTCAACCGCCGAGTCTTATTTATTTCTTAGTCCGCGATCGGACTTTTACAACAATGTCATACAGCCAATTCACCAGAAAGAATTGGTTTAAAGCCGGAACCCCTAAAGGCGAGAAATTAAAATCAGACGATTCATTACTCCAATCCTCTTCCTTCTAGGTAGAGGTAGCTGTCAACTCTTCGACTTCGCTCAGCGCAAGCTGTCAACTGTCAACTATCAACTGAATGAAGACTTACCAATCAAACTATGGAAGTCGATTTAAATGATTATTTTATTGATAATATTAGTCAAATTATTGGGATATTCAAATATTTGATAAAATAAGACGGCGAATGGAATTCGCGACTACACAAACCAAGTCCGCACTTCGACAAGCTCAGCGACCACCTCCGCGGACTCAAGAAAATCATATAATTTTCACCGCCGTGTCTTCTTCTGATTTTGACAAATTAGGGCAAATTTTCCCAAGCTTGAGCCACAATCTCGCTCAGCCAGCGCCTTTGAGCCAAATCGAGCAGATTGTCGTCTGCGAGCACCTCAGCCTTTAACTCATCCAAAGACTGAGAACGCGATCGGGCTATTTGAATCACACCCGCGATCGCAGATGCCACCAATTCTTCATTCAGCGGCTGCTGTCGCAAAGCAATCATTTCTTGAGGATTCGTAGGAATGGGGTAATTCATGAGATTGCATACCGAAGAAAGTAGATATTCAGCTACTGCGGGGCTTCCAGCGAATTAGCTAAAAATCTGAGAACACTGTAAACTTATTTAAAACTAAATAAGTATTCGGGAGTATAGCCTACTTTGCTCCCTTGTCAACTCCCCCATCTTTATGAATTTATTAGGAATAGAGACCGCAAAATGCAAGAAATTCTTTATCTAGAAGTCCCGACACCGGATACAGCAGCCGTCTGTACTTGGTTGCAACACGAATTTGATCCCGGAATCGGAGAAAAAATTATTACTCCTGACGGTTTTCGCCTGCTTTCAAAGGTAACAGCAGCCGAGTTTGTCAAATCTGGAGTTCAAAATGCTAATCTAAAACCGACATTCGCTGATAGCAATTCCGAAAACCACAATTCGCGATCGACTGAACTTTCCACTTTTGTCTGGTCAGTTCAGCGTACAACTTATTTAAAAGTTTTTCGTCTAGAAGACGCGCCCCCTGGCGAAAAAAAGTTCCTAGAAACTCTGAATCTGGCTGTGAGAAACAAGTTTCCCCATCACTACCTGGAACCCCCAGTCATAGACCTCTCCAAACAGTCAATTTTTGACGCTCTTGCCCCCCATTACCCCCTCACCGTCAAATACTTCCAAAAAATGCCCAAAGGCGAATACGACCTTCAGCGCGTCTACTGGTGGGAGCAGCGCTGGCGCGAAGGCACTCGCAATCCTCAAAAGCCAAAGCAAGTAGTGTTTTTGAAGGAAGAAGGAAGAAGGAAGAAGGAAGAAGGAAGAAGGAAGAAGGAAGAAGGCACTGTTTCGGTATCCGATTCTGGGGATACTTTTAAGGAAGAAGGCACTGTTTCGGTGTCGGATGCTGGGGATACTGTTTACGATTTGATTTATATTGGTGGGGCTTTGGGAGTTATTCACGCCGCAGTTATGGCGAGATTGGGCTACCGAGTGCTGCTGCTGGAAAGAATGCCTTTCGGGCGGATGAATCGGGAGTGGAATATTTCGCGGGATGAAATTCAAAGCTTAATTGATTTGGGTTTGTTTACGGCTGCGGAAATCGAAACTTTGATTGCCCGAGAATACAAAGATGGCTACAACAAGTTTTTTGATGCTAACAATCCGCCCGTTGCTAAAGCCCCAATCCTCCACACGCCGAAGGTGTTGAACGTAGCTTTAGATGGTGAAAAACTGCTGTATTTGGCTGGAGTTAAGCTAACAGAAGCTGGCGGGGAAATTTGGGACGAAACCGAGTTTATCAGAGCTGATGTTGACTCTGAGAAAGTAGTAGTTCAGGGCCGCCACTTGCCGACAAAAGCCGATCGCACAACCTCCGCCAGACTGCTAGTAGACGCAATGGGTTCAGCTTCTCCCATCGCTTGGCAATTGAACGGAGGGCGGGCGTTTGACAGCGTTTGCCCCACCGTCGGAGCTGCCATTGACGGAGGATTTGAGCCGGGGGTTTGGGATTCCGAGTACGGGGATGTTCTCTACAGTCACGGCGACATTTCCCGCGGCCGCCAGCTCATTTGGGAACTGTTTCCCGCTGCTGGTGGAGAGCTAACAGTTTATCTGTTTCACTACCACCAAGTAAATCCCGAAAATCCCGGTTCTTTGCTGGAACTGTACGAGGACTTTTTTACGATTTTGCCGGAGTACCGCCGCTGCGATCTCGATAAATTGGTGTGGAAAAAGCCGACTTTTGGTTATATCCCCGGGCATTTTAGCAGCAACAGCAGCGATCGCGCGGTGGCAGTCGATCGCCTAATTGCGATCGGCGATGCAGCATCTTTGCAATCTCCCTTAGTATTCACCGGTTTCGGCTCCCTCGTCCGCAATCTTTTTCGCCTAACAGACCTTCTGGATACAGCCCTAAAACACGATTTGTTGACAGTAAATCACTTAAACCAAATTCGCGCTTACCAGAGCAACGTGTCAGTAACTTGGCTGTTTTCTAAAGGGATGATGGTTCCCACCGGCCGCAGTTTGCCGCCCCAAAGAATTAATTCAATTCTCAATACCTTTTTCGGTATTTTGGCAGAACAAGAACTCACCGTAGCCGAAACTTTTATTAAAGATAGAGTCGATTGGCTCACTTTCAATCGATTGGCTATTCAAGCAGCCGGAAAAAACCCTTCTTTGCTGTTGTGGATTTTAGATTTTGTCACCTTGGGCGATGTTTGGCGCTGGTTGGGGAGTTACTTAACTTTTACTCTGCTGGCTTTAGCCAGTTGGCTGTTCGGATGGCTGCCGAGTTTCGCCCGCAAGGTACAGCCTTGGTTGGAACCCAGATATCCGGGTGTTTGGCTGTGGCTGTTAGCTACTAGCTATGCTCTTACCTACGGCATGGGAAAAGGGAAGAAAATAGTTTTGAGTTGATAGCTGAGTGCAGTGCCGTATCGCTCTCGTTGAATACGCGAGCGATACGGCACTGCACTCAAATAATATTTTTCCTGTCGAAATGCAAACGATATTATCTGTCTTTTTGGTAATTGGTAAATCTGAAAAATTACCAATTACCAATTACCAATTACCAACTTGAATTCACTATCGAAAACTCGGCAATTCAATTTCAGCTAGCGATCGACGTTTTTTAGAAGCCCGCAGCGGACTAGAAATCAAGCTCAGCCAGTCTGGTTGGGCAACGGCTGTAGGTTTGACCGCACTCGATCGCGCTTCTTGAATGCCAAAGGTTTCCACAGAATTCAAAATTTGAAAAGCCTTGGCCAATTTTTGGCTGCCTAATGTCGCAGCAGTTTCAGGTTTAGACTCAGTTACCGGCAATTCAGGTTCTGCAACCGCAATGGCAGACTCGGTTTCTGGCTCCTGAGGCTGGTAGGTTTCGGTCTCCTGCAATTGAATGCCTGATGCTTCGGCTAATTTGTTAAGTTCGAGATTGGCGATCGATTCAGGGTCGATCGCACGTTCAGCAAGCGCTGCCTCTAGATGCTCTTCCGGCTCTGACCAAGCTTTGACAGGGGAAGCGTTAAAGGCTGGCGGCAGCGGACTCTGAGAGCTTCTTACAGCCGCCAGCAAAGATTCTAATTGCTTGTGGGCGCTATCCTCCGCATCATCAGGTGGCTCGATAATTAAAGACTTCTGTGGCATCTCCAGACTTTTTTCCAAAGCAGCTTTGAATTGCAAAGTGTGGCGCTGCTGGCGGTGCAAGCGCGATCGCAATTCCGTGCAAACATTTTCTGTAGCTGCTAAGGAGTGAAACTGTTCGTTGTAGCGCTGCACCGTAGACGCACATTCTCGCTCCACAATCGCCAACCTGGTTTGACTGGTTGCCAACTTACTCCTTAAACTCTCCACTAAAATTTCTTGACCTTGGAGAGTTTGATGTGAAACTTCCACTTTGCCAAACAGCCTCGTCAATTGTTCTTGAGTATTTTCGAGTTCAGCAGTCCGCTGTTGTAGCAAAGTTTCTCGATCTTGCAAGGTTTTTTGGGATTCTTCGAGCGCTGTTTCTAGCTGAGCGATGCGCTGTAAAAGGTCGCGGTTGCATTCGTGCAGCGCTTGCATCAGGGTGACTGGGGTCGATCCTTTGCCCTTGGCCTGTTCGACATTGCCAAGCAGATTTTTGAGATGATCTGAAATCGCGGGCGAGTCCGCCTCTAGCTGCTGTGTCTGAGATTGAAAATTTTTCGCCGATTGTGTTGTAGGAATTGCATCTACGCCAATGGCGTTGGGAAAATCTACTGTTTGCCAGTCTTCTTCTGGCTGTTGGAAAACCCTCGCGGGGGTGTCTGTCTGCTGGGGGGCGATCGGCTCAAAACCCCCAGCAGCAGCAAAATTTGACTGTAATGGTTCGTTATCCGATTGAACAGCAGGGTGCGATTGATGCTGATTGGCTCGAAGATCAGCTTCTGACATGGCTTTCTATCCCAATAGTCACAGGGTCTCAAATACAGTCTATCCTGATAGATTCTCTAAAAGGAAGTCATTGGTCAGTGGTCATTGGTCATTAGTCATTAGTCAGTGGTCATTGGTCATTGGGCATTGGCCAAACAGGGCATTGGGCATTGGGCATTGGGCATTGGCCAAACAGGGCATTGGCCAAACAGGGCATTGGGCATTGGGCATTGGTCATTGGTCAGGAGTCATTGGTCAGTAGATATAGCAACTGCCAAGGCGATTAGGGCAGATTTTGTAGGGGCGGGTTCACCGATATCTTTCATCGGTATAGACAAATTCTATAAACCCGCCCCCACCCCACGACTTAACCACCCTGGCGGTTGCTATATCTTGAAAAAGTCATTTTAATCAAATTTTGGAACAGGCAAGATGCCTGTTCCACATAAAAAAAATTTTGTGGAACAGGCATCTTGCCTGTTCCTAGCTATTTTTGCAAGAGGTCATTGGTCATTGGTCAACTTCCTGACTTGCTGACTTGTTTATTCGCGTAGCCTTTAAGTGGTACAGTCGTCTAGACTCCTAAGTCATCAAAATTCCACCACTCCGGTACTCGAAGATTCGGCTAAACTTGTTCAACTAAACTTTTTCAACAACCACAAAATGCTTGTCAATAATTGCTGAAACTTGTGCAGGTTTGATGCGACTGTAGCGAGTTTTGTCCGGCATCAACACTATATTTGGCCCAGCTTTGCACTGTTTAAGACATCCCGTACCCTGAATAGTCACTTTGTCTTCTAAACCCCGCGCATTTAAAGCAGTTTCTAAAGCTTTACATATTGCTGCACCGCCGCGTTTTTGGCAGTCAGATTTTTGACATACTAATATTTTAGTTTTGGTTTTCGTTTTAGCCGGAGTTTGTACGGTCTGAACTGCTGTCGGAGTGCTGAATTCAGTTTTGCCGATCGCGCGATCCTGATTCTCTTCGAGGGCTTCGCCAACGAATGTCAATGCCGCAGCAGGTACAGTGCTAGAGTCTATCTGTTCGGGCGATCGTCCTCCGTGATTGCCCAGAGCCAGCTTCAGGCTACGGGCTTTAAGTTTTATTTTACCATTTTTCAAATTGAGTTCCTTCTCACCTGCAACTAGAACTCTCAACCCAGGCGTCAAAATAGGCGCTAAAAAAGACCGTAATTCCTTGCAAAGTTTAACCAGAAATTCCACTCCGCGATCGGTGCTAATCCGCAAATATTTAAGTTTGCAGCCATCTTCAATAATGAGGCTGAGGATTTCGCCTTCTAAACTGAATTCCGAAAGTTGCTTACCAGACTGATACATCGTTATGACTCCTGAGTTGAGTGCGAGGGTGAAAGTTAATAACTTTGAAAACAGTAATAATTTGCATTAACTTTTGCCTTGACCGATCGCGCGGACAAGTGCAAAGCGAGATATTAGAAGGAAGCAAATAATTCTCAAAAGCCCTTCTATAGATAATTTGTCCTTTACCTTCCCCTTCTGGATCTCTGCTTTCGTTTCAGGAAGCCTTCAGGACAATCATCTTTTTATAGCATAACCTAAATGCTAATAATTCTCAATTGATTTAGAAAAAAATTTTGCTTTGACTAAGACAGAGGTGAGGTAAAGGTTCGTAGTGAGGACTTCAGTCCTTCCGAATTAAGAAGGACTAAAGTCCTCACTACAAACCAGGTTCGTAGTGAGGACTTCAGTCCTTCCGATCTTCATGAAGAAGGACTAAAGTCCTCACTACAAGCCAGGTTCGTAGTGAGGACTTCAGTCCTTCCGATCTTCATGAAGAAGGACTAAAGTTCTGACTACAAGCCAGGTTCGTAGTGAGGACTTCAGTCCTTCCGATCTTCATGAAGAAGGACTAAAGTCCTCACTACGAACCTGGTATAAAAAGCGAGCAGTTGAGAAAACCGCCCGCTCTTTTATACAAAGTGCGACAACTCGCCAGAAATTAAGGAGCTAAAGCACTGCCGCGCAACAAGCTACCAATGGTTTTCGCGGTAATCTTCATCTGAATCAACGGATTGGCCGGTACTACTGTCTTATACAAATAGCTATCGAATGTGAGTTTCTGCACATCGCGATCGGCACACATTTCCACAAAAGCTTCGCGAGTAGCATCGGAACGGTAGAACACGCGCTGCAAAATGTCAAGCACCTTGTAAGTAATACCGTAAGCCTTATCCCACCGCTTCAGATACAGCTTAATTTCTTGTTCAGTCGGAATCCGCGTGCCCTTATTGGAAATTTCCACAATAGTTTCAGCGCACATCCGGCCAGACTTAGCCGCAAAATAGATACCTTCGCCCGAAGACTTGGTAACATAACCGGCAGCATCACCGATGAGAGCAACTCGGCCCACAACCCGGCGGGGACGCGGATGTTCCGGGATCGGGTGAGCTTCCACTTTAATGATCTCACCGCCCATGAGTTTTTTGGCAGCGCGGGCGCGGACTCCGGCTTGCAGCTTTTTGATATTGGCTTGATTGACTTTCATCGTGCCGGTACCGACGGCTACGTGGTCGTATTTGGGGAACACCCAGGCGTAGAAGTCGGTGGAAACGTCATCGCCGACGTACATTTCGGCTAGGCCTTCGTAGTAAGCCATTTTATCTTCTGGGAGGCGGATGCGTTCTTGGAAGGCGATCGCATAATTGTAGTCACCAGCATCAATCGCCTTAGCTACGCGGGAGTTAGCGCCATCAGCACCGATGACCAAATCCACTTTCAGGGTTTTCTGAGTTCCCACAGCGGTGCCGTTGGAGTGGTCGGCGTAGTGGAGAATGTAGGGGTCGGTGTTGTTTCCAGGAATCTCTAAGGTGTGAACAGTACCGTTAATCAGTTTGGCACCTAAGGAAGCAGCCCGATCGCGCAAAAAGCCATCGAGCACTTCGCGGCGGCACATACCGATGTATTCGTGTTCGTTTTCGATATTGATATCCACCTCTACATTGGAGGGGGAAATCATTTTCATTTTTCTGACTTGGCGATCGATAATACTTTGTGGCAAGTCAAATTCTTCAACCATGCACAGAGGAATTGCCCCACCGCAGGGTTTAGCGTTGTCTAATTTGCGTTCAAATAAATAAGTTTCGATGCCTGCTTTTACCAATGTTTCGGCGGCGCAAGAACCGGCTGGCCCTGATCCAACAACTGCAACCCGTAGTGTCAAAGCTTTTCTCCCAATTTTTTCTATAAGTCTTTACCCAGTCAGATGTGATGGTATCACGGAGTTTCTTGGCTGTGGGGTGAGAATGGGAGATTTAAATGAAATGAAACAGAGCTTAACAATTGGATACAAAAATGGGGTTTTTGATGCTGATTTCTATCGAAAATCTTAAATCTTTAATGGTAGATGAATGCCGATTGACTCTGATGTGCGATCGAATTAAATACAGTGCGATCGAATTAGATACAGTGCGATCGAATTAAATACAGATCGGACGGCGGTTGAAACCGCTCCGACACAAACGATGTCCGCCTCCGCGGACTGAAGAAAACAACGTAAATTTTTACCGTCGGTTCCCCAACCCGCGGAGGCGGGTTTTGTATGTGTAGACGCGGTTTCAACCGCCGTGTGTATTTTGCCGCCGTGTCCTGGCCCCGATATCTCGACTTTAAACTATGGATGGGGGCGCTGTAAACTATGGATCGGGGCGATCGAACTCCGTGTAATAAGTTACATTTAAGTTAACTAAAGTTCCTATATAAAATTTCAAATTGCTATGCTAGGTAATTTTCAACAAAGCCAACTGCGGATTGAGGTTGAAGCTTCGGAGACTGCGATTCGGGACAGTTTGATGCGTCCGGTGCAGTTGCAGCAGTGGCTGTGGCCTCAGCAGTTTTCTAAGGGTTTACCGGAAATAGTCGATCGCGAATTGACTTTCACCAGTTGGATTGGCCCGGTAGCGGTGCAGCACTATGTAGAGATTGCCGAGTCAAATTGTCTGCGGCTGTTATTAAGTCAGGGAATTGACGGGTTTCACGAGTGGTATTGGGGCGACGGTTGGGTGCAGTCTCGGTTGGAGGGAGTCTCGCTGCTACCGCTGAATTTGGGACAAACCGCTAGTTTGTTGCGGCTGCGGGAGTTTTTGGCGGGGAAGGGAAAGGGGAAGTAGGGCTAGGGAAATCGATCGCCCGATCGACTCTGCACAGATGGGATGAATCAAAGCAATTTCTTCGTAAAACTTATTATTGCTATCCCAGTAACCCAGTATTTTGTAATTGCAGGATTCTAAATGTTGGGTTGCGAGGTGATTTATATCAATAGGTTCTAAGATTTTAGCAAGTTCATCCCAATGATTGGGTAGAGATTCCATTGGGTTGTGTGCGATCGGGATTCTTTGATTATACCAAATATCGCACTCCGATTTTCTCCTACTGATTATAGCTTGTCTTATGAATGGTTGTCAAAGCGGTAAAAATCTTCTATGGTGTTGGAGAAACAGAATTAGTGATAGTCAAAAAAAGAGCGACCGCCCCTGAATAATATAAGGGCGATCGCTCCTATTATATTACAAGCACTTTAGCCATCAGATGATGCACACATAAACACCATATCGCTACCGCCTCCCTTCTGTGCAGCCATACAACAAGCTAATGTTTCATTACCATCTTCAGGCTTGGTGGGAGGGGATATTTCTAGCTTGAACATATAATAGTTGGTTTCATTTGGCAATCCCAGTAGTTCTAGGGACTCTGCAAACTTAGTATTTTCAGCATAGTAAGCTAGTTGTTTTTTCTTACAGGTATTAACGTAAGTAATTCCCTCTACTTGTTTAGCTTTATTTATGAAATTCAACATTGCCCCCAGAGAGATAGTAGAAAGAATACCTATCATGACAATAACTACTAACAGTTCTACTAGGGTAAAGCCTAAGTTCTTCTTGCGATAAAATGTATAAAAAAGTCTAAAAATATATTTCATTGATTTCCCTAATTAAATTCTTAAGCACTTTTCGTGTCTACTACAAGCCTATGTTCGTAGCAGACACGAAGAGTGCCTTATTGATATTGGTGTTTATTCTGATTGACTAACAACCATAAGAATGTAAGCCGCGACAGGATGAGGGTAAAATTACTGCCAAAACCATCGCCAGCGGTAACAATCTGTCTTCCAATTGTCTGCGCCGAACCAACTAACACTCTCCCCCCATACATTGTTATTACCATACTTCCATTGACAGAGCTGATTCCGATCGGGAGGTGCAGGCACAACTACTTTTCTCTGTGCTCGCCAATAATTAGCATTGTCTGTTACAGTAAGGCGACCCAGCTTGGTGTCTGTTCTAAACCAGGCAGCATCCGCTGGCTGAGTGTGAGAAAAAAGAACTACACTACCAACTAAGGCAGCCGCCGCTATTTTACTAAATTGTCCTGGTTTTAGCATCAATTATGGTCTCCTATTTAAAACAACTAACCTTTGAACACCTTATATTAAGATTATTCAACTAAAATCTGATAAATGCAAATTACAACGTGTCAGAATAAGTAACCAATTTAGTCAGGCAAAATGTCAGCCAATGTCATCTACTGTTGCTAATGTCATCAAATGTCAGATATTTGTGATAATATGAGAGAAATCTTTACAAGTCAGAGCAATGGACGTAAAAGATGTATTACAGTTTACAGATAGTCTATTTTTTTCCGAGACTGGTAAACATATAGATCGTCTGCAAGAGACTATTTTGAAAGGAACCTGGGATGGTCAAAAATATAGCGACATTGCAGAAGAAGAACATTGTACCGAAGGTCATGTAAGAAATGTTGCCTCAGAATTATGGCAAATTCTTTCCAATGCTTTAGATCAAGAAGTTAATAAATCTAATTTGAAACGTACATTACAAAGGTCTAATTTATCTATTAGTTCATCAACTTTTACCAAAGATTTTATAAATGTTACTAATGTTAATTTTTGCAATAGTAATATAAAAGACTCAGAAGTTATGAATAATCGATCGCCCGCATCTCCCTCAAACCTCGAAAAAACCCCAACTCAACCCCACCTCGACTTAAGCGACGTACCCAAAATCTTCACCTTTTACGATCGCACATCCGAACTCACCACCCTCAAACAGTGGATTCTACACGAAAACACCCGCCTACTCGCCATACTAGGCATAGTCGGCATTGGCAAAACAGCACTCGCCGTACACCTAGTAGAACAAATCAAGCATGAATTCGATTTCATCATCTGGCGAAGTCTCGCCACATCTCCACCCCTGTCAATACTTCAAACAAATATAATTCAATTCCTCCGTAGGGGCGATGCCCCCGTGTCCGCCCCAGACGAAAAAGCAACCACAGGGGGATTGTCCCTACTGGACTACTTGCAAAAATACCGCTGTCTGCTGATACTTGATGACGTACAAATGGTGAATAGCAGCGGGCAACTGGCTGGTAATTACCAACCTGGATATGAAGATTACGGCACGCTATTCAGACAAGTAGGAGAATTATCTCACAATAGTTGTTTACTCCTAATCAGTTCGGAAAAACCCAGAGAAATCGCCGCATTAGAAGGCAAAAATCAACCCGTTCGTTCATTACAACTCAATGGTTTAGGTGCGGGCGCGGGGGAAATCCTCAGAGAAAAAGGTTTAGC
The window above is part of the Microcoleus sp. bin38.metabat.b11b12b14.051 genome. Proteins encoded here:
- a CDS encoding type IV pilin protein, translated to MKYIFRLFYTFYRKKNLGFTLVELLVVIVMIGILSTISLGAMLNFINKAKQVEGITYVNTCKKKQLAYYAENTKFAESLELLGLPNETNYYMFKLEISPPTKPEDGNETLACCMAAQKGGGSDMVFMCASSDG
- a CDS encoding NB-ARC domain-containing protein; the encoded protein is MDVKDVLQFTDSLFFSETGKHIDRLQETILKGTWDGQKYSDIAEEEHCTEGHVRNVASELWQILSNALDQEVNKSNLKRTLQRSNLSISSSTFTKDFINVTNVNFCNSNIKDSEVMNNRSPASPSNLEKTPTQPHLDLSDVPKIFTFYDRTSELTTLKQWILHENTRLLAILGIVGIGKTALAVHLVEQIKHEFDFIIWRSLATSPPLSILQTNIIQFLRRGDAPVSAPDEKATTGGLSLLDYLQKYRCLLILDDVQMVNSSGQLAGNYQPGYEDYGTLFRQVGELSHNSCLLLISSEKPREIAALEGKNQPVRSLQLNGLGAGAGEILREKGLAEDENWSELIELYRGNPLWLKIVATMIQDLFNGNISELLSDDSLFLGDLESLLDQPFNRLSEPEKQVMSSLASETAPVSIAKLRENMQLSRSRQRCVAVSQLLKIMQSLGRRSLIEKIQEGDRTFFTLGPVVQEYVKTQYSRPNCE